In Candidatus Nitrosotalea sinensis, the sequence GTAAAATCTATGATGAAAAATATAGAATCAGAACTAAATAAAATAAAAACCTCAAAGGGTAATATGTCATGATGATATCGGAAACAAAATTTTTCTTTGTCTTGCTTCTCTTACCGGTATCACTTGCATTTGCTGAACCTGCAGTACCTGGAACTGTTTTAACTTTTTACATAAATGACATAAACTTGTCAACTGATCATCGCGCTGTGATGACCATACCTACATCAGGTCTTGTTGATTTTACAATAAATGGAGTTTCAGTATCTGGACCTGATGCAATGGTTGAGACTGGAATAGATACTGGAGTATTTCAAGTACAATTGACATTACCTGATTCTGTAAATGGCAAACCACTAAAAGATGGCGATGTTGTTTTGATGACATATCATCAAAGAGCAGATTACTCTGGAAATCCCACTGATGTAACTCAATCTGTGGTTCTCACAAGCACTCCGTCAAGTCCTGTATCAAGCTCGTCATCAAATGTGAGAATAGGTCAATACTTTAAACTCCAACTGTATGCTCCAAACTATAATCTTGATTCGTTTACTCCTGATGATATACCGCTTGATATGGTTGAGGTGCACATGGGTGGAGTGCAAACTACACTTGCAGATAGTTCGTTTCAAGTAAATCCGTATACTATGAGGGAGACTGGTCCGAATACTGATACCTTTGAGGTAAATGTCAAGATACCAAAATCAATTGTTGGGTTTCCAGTAGAGATGGGCTCTACCATAGAATTTAGATTCAAGGATCCTTCTATGCCTTCAAGTGTATTTGTCACTGTTGGCGGTACGAGTTCTAACTATGGCTCAAGCTATGGGGGAACATCACCGCCTCTTGTGCTTCCTTCAATGACATTTTATTCAACAAATTCTGTAGGTGTCAAGGTAAACTATACCAACTCTGCACTATTGTCTGGCTTGCAGTCACCTGTATGCAGTCCGCCATCTGGTTCATTTTTCATGACAGGTGCCACTACAGTTACATGTGCTGCTAGGGACGCAAATGGAAATTCAGTGATAAAGACATTTACCGTAAATGTAGTACAAAGTCAAAACAAGATTCCATCCTGGACTAAAAAAACAGTAAAGTCTTGGTGTGCAGGTGATACCACTGACGACCAACTGTCATCTAGCTTGCAGTATCTTGTAATGCGTGGAATAATGAGTGTCCAAGGTGACTCTAACTTGGGTTCAAGTCCTGACAAGACAACATTGTGTTTGTGGTCTGATAACAAGGTGTCTGACTCGGATGCTGCAAATTCTCTTTATCTGCTGTCAAAGTAAAAACTTAATTTCAGACAAGTAGGAGTTTATTTTATGAAAGCTACTTTTGGTGCTGGCTGCTTTTGGTGCATTGAGCATGTATTTAGAAAAAAAGGAATAACATCTACAACTGTTGGATACATGGGAGGAAAGACTGTAAATCCTACATATGAGGATGTGTGTACTGATACTACAGGTCATGCTGAAGTAATTCAAGTAGAATACGATCCGTCCAAAATTACATATGGAGAAATTTTGGATATTTTCTGGAATAATCATGATCCTACAACTCTCAATAGGCAGGGTCCTGATGTTGGAACACAGTACAGGTCTGCAATTTTTTGTCACACGCCAGAACAGGAAAAAGAGGCAAACAAATCAAAAGATGAATTGGAAAAATCAGGAAAATTTGGCAGAAAGATTGTAACTGAAATTACTCCTGCAAAAGAATTCTACAAGGCAGAAGAATATCACCAGAAATACTATGAAAAATGTGGAATTGTATGAAATCGAAATAATTTGTTGGTAGATTTGTTTTATAACTGGCAATGGGGTTTGGTTATTAATTGAAAGCAAAGGAGATTGCACGGCTTGTATTTTTCTTTGGATTAATCGGGCTTGGGGCATTTATCTTTCTGAATTTGGACTTGGCACATCGCAAAAGAGACATGTACATACTGTTTGCATTGTCTATCATTTCTTTCATATCTGGGTGGGTTGGGCTTTTTCGCTACTCTAGATTTTGGAATATGCTTGAATAATTTGATAAAAAGTGGTCTTTTTCTATAAAAATGACATTTAATATATCATGAGAAATATTTTTTGACATAAATTCTTAAATAATTTAAAATTGTAATATGTATGTGATCGTAAAGTCACTCTTGATGGCTTGACGACGCGTGGTCCGGCAGGAATCTTTAGCGAATGCACGCAATGGCGTTGATTCCAAAGGAGGTAATCTCCAAGCATCCTGCATTAGAGGGCCACGCCACTACATTCTATTCTTCTTTGGCCCGACTTTCTTTTGAAATATTATGATGGCAAGTATTATGCCGCCTGCTCCGGCAAGCCCAGCTATTATCAAGTATGTGAACATGTTCATGTAAAAGTTGAGTACGCTCATGTTAAATGCATATGATAGGATTCCACCATTTTTGAAATCTACAAGATCAACGCGTATCACATGATTTCCGGATTCTTTGAAAGTGTAATCTAAATCCCATTTGCCGGAACTGTGGTCTGAGGATGGAAATGAACTGACAATATCATCATTATAGTATATCTTGGCTCCCATTCTGAAATTATCTACCGGGTTTTCGTTTTCGTCAAGTACTAGGAAATGAATGGTTGTTATCTTTCCAACTTCTGGTACAGGAGGAGTTGTTTCTATTTTGATTTCATAGTCTCCAATTCTTGTAGAATCTGTGCTAAATGGAGGATGATTTACTTCGTATACTCCTAACACTACAAAAAAACCCAGATAAATTGGAAGGAAAATGAAGAATCGTTTTCGCACATGTATCCAGAGAATGTTTTACTATATTACATTGACTGTATTTGTCAAAATGGAAAAATGCATCATGCGTAGATGTTCATTTGAGATTCTTCGAGAGACTAATAAACAATGTATGATCTCCAGTAGATGAATTGGTACCAAAGAAAGTAATCTTGGTTGCTGTCTTGGCAGTTTTTGTTATCGTGTATGCAGTCACAAGTCTTGAAAATAATTCACGCATGCAGGATGTTTTTGTATCTGTAAACAAGAATCCGTATGTAACAGAATATTCTCTGCCTCAAGATTCTGCACCAAATGGTCTTGTTGTTGCTCAAAACGGCATAGTTTGGGTTGCTGCAAAAAATGCCACACTCTATTCTATAAATCCGTCTAATGGTGTGGTATCTAGTCACCAAATCAGGTCTGATGTTATTCCATATGAGAATGCAAGGGTTAATGCAACGATGGTCTGGACTATGCTTGAATATGATGGCAAGATATGGTTCTCGCCATACGGAGGAGAGGCATTGTGGGGGTTTGATCCAATAAAAAATGACTATTATACAATCAAGCCAGAATCTGGGACTCCATTTCAAATGAAATCACATGATGGTAAAATCTGGTACACGACACTTCGTGGAAATACTGTTGGTGTTCTTGGCAAGACAGAAAATGGAACATACAAAATATCAGAGTTTCATACTGGGAATGATACTGGACCTGCTGGTTTGTTCTTGTTTGGTAATTCTCTCTGGATAGCAAATGTCAAATCACAAAATGTTGTACAATATGCCATCAGTCAAAAGGGAGATGCTGTACAAAATATTTCTGTGTTGCGTAAAATTCCGCAAGATAATTCATCTTTGTTTTCTTCACCTACTGATCTGCATGTAAATAACAACACTGTGTGGCTTACTGAGCATGGAACAAGCTTTCTGGCAAGTTATGATATCGGCAATGGTATAGTTACAAGATATCCAACATCGCAAAATACTTTTCACACTACAACTTTGCCATTTTGGATTCGTAGTACAAACCAATCAAATATCTTGTGGTTCAATGAACATGAAGGAAATAAGATTGGAAGACTTGATGTCTCAAACAAGACTCTAACAGAATATGAAATTCCATCTTTGCCAAATGACGGATATCTTACATATCCTCTAAATATTGCTCAAGACCAGCACGATGAAAAAATTTTGTGGTTCTCTGAATGGAATACTGATAAAATTGGGATGATAAATGGACATGCATCACTCCCATTTGAGATAAATCTTAATGCAACTCATGTTGTGGTTGACAAAAACAGGAATGCCGTAATAGAAATGACTATACCTGCAAGCAAGAACCCTGAAACCCTTGTTCTTAATGCATCAAGCACAATAACTCCCACTGCGGAACTGGGAAATCTCACGGTGAAATTTTTGCCAAATATGGTAAACACGTCTCATGATAATGTCATAAGCATACTTGTTACAAATGGTGGGGTTGCGCCTGGGGACTATACACTGGGTTTGAGTGCCTCTGACGGGCTTGTGACAAGCACAAAATTTGTGGGCTTGACTGTGTATGACAAATAATTTGTTATTTTTCAAAAAACTGGCTAGTGACTATATGGTTTCCTAGTGCGTACTGTTTTATTTCTGAAAATTCAAACTCTTCTATGATGAAATGTATGTAATCTTCCTTGTACTGTGGAAGGGGTATCATCTTTTTTGTCTGCTTGTCCTCGTGGTATTCTATGTCTGGCCCTTTTCCAAGCAAATTGGTACACATGTCTTTTAATTGATTGATTGTAAATTCATTTAGGAGAAAATATTTGCTTGAAAGTTCTTTGTAAAACTTTTTTTCTGATTCCTCTAATTCCTTTTTTATCTTGACAATGTCCGATCTTCTGTTGTCGTCATTTGAATTCTCGTCTGAACTGGATTGCATTTTATCTTAGAACATTTTTCTCCAAAATATATATCATGAAAATTTTTCCAACTCAATTGATGTTACTATGGGCAATAATCTAGTTTTACTCCGTCATTGCTTGCATCCAAACAAACTTGTTTTACTTCTTGGCTGTTGAGAAACTCTGTGGTGTATCCATGAAAGGTTGGCATGCTGGAATAGATCTGTGAAATATCTCCTACAAATATCACTGGCGTGTATTCTGCCCATGCAAAAACTTGGGTTATTCCCAAAATGACAAAAGCAGAGAATATTGGGATGAGATAATTTTTCTTCATGATCTTGTAACAGTCACATCTGTAGAAAACATTTACTTTGAGAATCTGGCAGGAAATTGCTTGGGTGGATACATCGATCAAATGTATGATC encodes:
- a CDS encoding HYR domain-containing protein produces the protein MMISETKFFFVLLLLPVSLAFAEPAVPGTVLTFYINDINLSTDHRAVMTIPTSGLVDFTINGVSVSGPDAMVETGIDTGVFQVQLTLPDSVNGKPLKDGDVVLMTYHQRADYSGNPTDVTQSVVLTSTPSSPVSSSSSNVRIGQYFKLQLYAPNYNLDSFTPDDIPLDMVEVHMGGVQTTLADSSFQVNPYTMRETGPNTDTFEVNVKIPKSIVGFPVEMGSTIEFRFKDPSMPSSVFVTVGGTSSNYGSSYGGTSPPLVLPSMTFYSTNSVGVKVNYTNSALLSGLQSPVCSPPSGSFFMTGATTVTCAARDANGNSVIKTFTVNVVQSQNKIPSWTKKTVKSWCAGDTTDDQLSSSLQYLVMRGIMSVQGDSNLGSSPDKTTLCLWSDNKVSDSDAANSLYLLSK
- a CDS encoding Vgb family protein, translating into MVPKKVILVAVLAVFVIVYAVTSLENNSRMQDVFVSVNKNPYVTEYSLPQDSAPNGLVVAQNGIVWVAAKNATLYSINPSNGVVSSHQIRSDVIPYENARVNATMVWTMLEYDGKIWFSPYGGEALWGFDPIKNDYYTIKPESGTPFQMKSHDGKIWYTTLRGNTVGVLGKTENGTYKISEFHTGNDTGPAGLFLFGNSLWIANVKSQNVVQYAISQKGDAVQNISVLRKIPQDNSSLFSSPTDLHVNNNTVWLTEHGTSFLASYDIGNGIVTRYPTSQNTFHTTTLPFWIRSTNQSNILWFNEHEGNKIGRLDVSNKTLTEYEIPSLPNDGYLTYPLNIAQDQHDEKILWFSEWNTDKIGMINGHASLPFEINLNATHVVVDKNRNAVIEMTIPASKNPETLVLNASSTITPTAELGNLTVKFLPNMVNTSHDNVISILVTNGGVAPGDYTLGLSASDGLVTSTKFVGLTVYDK
- the msrA gene encoding peptide-methionine (S)-S-oxide reductase MsrA; amino-acid sequence: MKATFGAGCFWCIEHVFRKKGITSTTVGYMGGKTVNPTYEDVCTDTTGHAEVIQVEYDPSKITYGEILDIFWNNHDPTTLNRQGPDVGTQYRSAIFCHTPEQEKEANKSKDELEKSGKFGRKIVTEITPAKEFYKAEEYHQKYYEKCGIV